In Candidatus Promineifilum breve, one genomic interval encodes:
- a CDS encoding nSTAND1 domain-containing NTPase, producing the protein MEQNRPIPTERLVTIHHQMVERFSLEELQSLAFDLGVDWGQLAPGNKSTKTTELLELLNRRTKLPQLLARLEKLFPALVWVLDDLDEAAESPYKGLEFYNEADAALFFGRESLIATLLDDLRDQRFLAVVGASGSGKSSVVRAGVVPVLKGLRPPPDGVAPVRGSAGWAGDVFIVTGR; encoded by the coding sequence ATGGAGCAGAATCGGCCGATCCCAACCGAACGACTGGTCACCATTCACCACCAGATGGTCGAGCGCTTCTCGCTGGAAGAATTACAGTCGCTGGCGTTTGACCTGGGCGTGGATTGGGGTCAGTTGGCGCCCGGCAACAAAAGCACCAAGACAACCGAGCTGCTGGAACTGCTCAATCGCCGCACGAAATTACCGCAGCTATTGGCCCGGTTAGAAAAACTATTCCCCGCGCTCGTCTGGGTGCTCGACGACCTGGACGAAGCGGCCGAATCGCCCTATAAGGGGCTGGAGTTCTACAACGAGGCCGACGCCGCCCTGTTCTTCGGGCGCGAGAGCCTCATCGCCACCCTGCTCGACGACCTGCGCGACCAGCGTTTCCTGGCCGTCGTCGGCGCGTCGGGCAGCGGCAAGTCGTCGGTCGTCCGCGCCGGGGTCGTGCCGGTGCTCAAGGGGCTTCGACCGCCGCCGGACGGGGTTGCGCCGGTCAGGGGCAGCGCCGGCTGGGCCGGCGACGTTTTCATTGTGACGGGGCGGTGA
- a CDS encoding DUF4058 family protein, translating to MLCYVEIDLLRAGRPMPIQGRPIDSDYRILVSRASTRPRAHLHPFNLRDKLPTFTLPLLPEDEEPPVELGRIFHDLYERARYDLSLDYSRPPVPPLRDEDLAWALELIAAR from the coding sequence TTGTTATGCTATGTCGAAATCGACCTGTTGCGCGCCGGGCGGCCGATGCCCATCCAGGGCCGGCCCATCGACAGCGACTATCGCATCCTCGTCAGCCGGGCCAGCACCCGGCCGCGCGCCCATCTTCACCCGTTCAATCTACGCGACAAGCTACCCACCTTCACCCTGCCCCTGTTGCCGGAAGACGAGGAGCCGCCGGTGGAGTTGGGCCGCATCTTCCACGACCTCTACGAACGCGCCCGCTACGACCTGAGCCTCGATTACAGCCGGCCGCCCGTGCCGCCGCTGCGCGACGAAGACCTAGCTTGGGCGCTGGAATTGATCGCCGCCCGCTAA
- a CDS encoding nSTAND1 domain-containing NTPase — protein sequence MQGLSIAVMGDMRVMADGREFGGFRTRLAQALLIYLACEPGRHRREHLMSLLWPGLPQLSAQQNLRQNLYFLRQSLPLVAGRGNGDRTPLILADREALQLNPHALVEVDARRLADLLDLLYPTRAYLTEAAALYHGDFLRDFYLPDSNPFEEWATARRESFRRGVLQVLERLTALALADEDYEGAEGYVRRQLAVDPLQDAAHRSLIEILARSGRRSAALAHFESYSKLLNAELGINPGAGTMALLGAIQSGAVARSDRQPQAIRGYELGEELGRGSFGLVYRAYQPAVGRDVAIKIIPGRYADDADFIRRFEAEARTIAHLEHPQIVPLYDYWREPGHAYLVMRYLRGGNLSTPVQWSLAQVAHIVDQVAAALHYAHQNGIIHRDVKPANVLLDTDGNAYLADFGLARLFRPGDGLPLSESLSGTPEFLSPEQARGEATSPLSDQYSLGLLIYQTLTGAPPFRADSLLHLIEMHLRQPLPAARALRPDVPAAVDAVLAKATAKQAADRFADVGAFAQAFRAAAEGQPALLIPLQPPADMLNPYKGLLAFTEADSELFFGRAALTNRLVARLSAPEGSRFLAVVGPSGSGKSSLVKAGLVPALRAGAIPGSEKWFVVDMIPGPHPFEELETALLRVAVNPPDSLVEQLPTDEGGILRAVRRCLPGSGAELLLIIDQFEEMFTLVADRAVAARFLDGLTAAVNDPDSPLRVILSLRADFYDRPLLHPGLSELIQQRTEVVVPLTTDELVLAIERPVARYGIQVEPELVAALVADVTEQPGALPLLQYTLSELFEARQNGRLTLGAYRDLGGVSGALAQRAEAIYDGLNDACRAATHALFSRLVTLGAEVEDTRRRVLRDELLALDVAGGQQAPGGSQQSAMAEAIDTYGAARLLFFDRDPLTRGPTVEIAHEALLRAWPRLRDWLDQDRGDLRLCRLLTQAEAEWAAAGHDDDFLLRGARLNQLAPLAEGHIPLTGRELAFLEASLAARRERLAAEEARRQSELATAQRLAETEQQRAGEQALAAARLRRQAALLAGALLVAAALAVAAFLLARQSARNATLAAAREREALVNAELAATREAEAIASARVATSREISLAAANTLSFDPELSILLALHALQTAPTQQGEEALHQALQQMRVLASFPTATTGQTAPHFALSPDGRQVATADATTLTIRDTLSGEVLRALPLVATATAHYHLAFDAGGERLTILSATNDRTALTSQTWNLADVETVTSATFPLALGDPAVIALSPDWSLMAVGRNETTVEIWDIPAARPIAVLDGFEDIVTDVDFDPTGQFMAAGVRNGAVTLWAMADLRDKTLPPPIATIGGQSDADDAGGLVHLRFIDARSLALGFLGQVEVWDITQPDRPRYTLVENALLTLDVAVTPDLTRLATAGQDGTAHIWQPATGEHILALARHQSPVTAVRFGPGPERLYTLDRDGLFRVWDARPHALGEKATLTVDRGVFDIQLNPDETELALGNAAGPAAVWDIAGGQRRFVMPGDVGGVYRVAYDPAGQWVAAVGTDNRIRIYDATSGEMLRQWAGHGAGLTAGLFPGTLDVAFSPDGTRLATAGADGLAKVWDAATGRELLTFAGHSDSLLSLVWSPDGRAIATSSDEGDASILLWNPDTGEIIHRLVGHTIRAWGLAFSPDGAILISGGARGEIKAWDVATGANLYAVLDESDDIGSVTFTPDGQQFFTSGSVPLRLRRVADGAELLFLSDSLIWSTAISRDGRWLYAADVAGSVRVMAVHLADAVAIAHERLTRWWRAEECLAYLHTEECPPAPEGFAANE from the coding sequence ATGCAAGGATTATCGATCGCGGTGATGGGGGATATGCGCGTCATGGCCGACGGGCGCGAATTCGGCGGTTTCCGCACGCGGCTGGCCCAGGCGCTGCTGATCTACCTGGCTTGCGAACCGGGCCGCCACCGCCGCGAGCATCTGATGTCTCTCCTGTGGCCCGGCTTGCCCCAGCTCTCGGCCCAGCAAAACCTGCGCCAGAATCTCTACTTCCTGCGCCAGAGCTTGCCGCTGGTGGCCGGGCGCGGTAACGGGGACCGGACGCCGCTCATTCTGGCCGACCGCGAGGCGCTGCAACTTAACCCCCACGCGCTGGTGGAGGTCGATGCCCGGCGGCTGGCCGACCTGCTCGATTTGCTCTACCCGACGCGGGCCTATCTGACCGAGGCCGCGGCCCTCTACCACGGCGATTTCCTGCGCGATTTCTACCTGCCCGACAGCAACCCCTTTGAAGAGTGGGCCACTGCCAGGCGCGAATCGTTCCGGCGGGGGGTGTTGCAGGTGCTGGAACGATTGACCGCCCTGGCCCTGGCCGATGAAGATTACGAGGGCGCCGAGGGGTACGTCCGCCGGCAGTTGGCGGTCGATCCGCTGCAAGACGCGGCCCACCGTAGCCTCATTGAAATATTGGCCCGCAGCGGCCGGCGCAGCGCCGCCCTGGCCCACTTTGAATCCTATAGCAAGCTGCTGAACGCCGAATTGGGCATCAATCCCGGCGCGGGGACGATGGCCTTGCTGGGTGCGATCCAGTCCGGCGCGGTGGCCCGGAGCGACCGGCAGCCCCAGGCCATTCGCGGCTACGAATTGGGCGAGGAATTGGGCCGGGGCAGTTTCGGCCTGGTCTACCGGGCCTATCAACCGGCCGTCGGCCGCGACGTGGCGATCAAGATCATCCCCGGCCGCTATGCCGACGACGCCGATTTCATTCGCCGCTTCGAGGCCGAGGCCCGCACCATTGCCCACCTGGAGCATCCCCAGATCGTCCCGCTCTACGACTATTGGCGCGAGCCGGGCCACGCCTATCTGGTCATGCGCTATTTGCGCGGCGGCAATCTGAGCACGCCGGTGCAGTGGTCGTTGGCGCAGGTGGCCCATATCGTCGATCAGGTGGCCGCCGCGCTCCATTACGCCCATCAGAACGGCATCATCCACCGCGACGTGAAGCCGGCCAACGTCCTGCTGGACACGGACGGCAACGCCTATCTGGCCGACTTTGGGCTGGCCCGGCTTTTCCGGCCGGGCGACGGCCTGCCGCTCAGCGAGTCGCTGAGCGGCACGCCGGAGTTCCTCTCACCCGAACAGGCGCGCGGCGAGGCGACGTCGCCGTTGAGCGATCAATACAGTCTGGGCCTTCTCATCTACCAGACGCTGACCGGCGCGCCGCCGTTCCGGGCCGACTCGCTGCTGCACCTGATCGAGATGCACCTGCGCCAACCGCTGCCGGCGGCGCGCGCCTTGCGGCCCGACGTGCCGGCGGCCGTCGATGCCGTTCTGGCCAAGGCCACGGCCAAGCAGGCGGCCGACCGGTTCGCCGACGTGGGCGCATTCGCGCAAGCCTTTCGCGCCGCCGCCGAGGGCCAACCGGCGCTTCTGATACCGCTGCAACCGCCGGCCGATATGCTCAATCCCTACAAGGGCTTGCTGGCCTTCACCGAGGCCGATAGCGAGCTGTTTTTTGGCCGCGCGGCCTTGACCAACCGCCTGGTGGCCCGGCTGTCGGCGCCGGAGGGGTCGCGGTTTCTGGCCGTCGTTGGGCCGAGCGGCAGCGGCAAGTCGTCGCTGGTCAAGGCCGGGCTGGTGCCCGCATTGCGCGCCGGAGCCATCCCCGGTTCCGAGAAATGGTTTGTCGTCGATATGATCCCCGGCCCGCACCCGTTCGAGGAATTGGAGACGGCTCTGCTGCGCGTGGCCGTCAACCCGCCGGACTCATTGGTGGAACAACTGCCAACCGACGAAGGAGGGATTTTGCGGGCGGTCAGGCGCTGTTTGCCGGGCAGCGGCGCGGAACTTTTGCTGATCATCGATCAATTTGAGGAGATGTTTACCCTGGTTGCCGACCGCGCCGTGGCGGCGCGCTTTCTCGATGGTCTGACGGCGGCGGTCAACGACCCGGATAGCCCGTTGCGCGTCATCCTCAGCCTGCGAGCCGACTTCTACGACCGGCCGCTGCTCCATCCCGGCCTGAGCGAGCTGATCCAACAGCGCACGGAAGTCGTCGTGCCGCTCACGACCGATGAATTGGTGCTGGCTATCGAGCGGCCGGTGGCGCGCTACGGCATCCAGGTGGAGCCGGAATTGGTGGCGGCGCTGGTGGCCGATGTGACTGAGCAGCCGGGGGCGCTGCCGCTGCTGCAATACACCCTCAGTGAGCTGTTCGAGGCGCGCCAAAACGGCCGGCTGACGCTGGGTGCGTACCGTGACCTGGGCGGCGTCAGTGGGGCGCTGGCCCAGCGGGCCGAGGCCATCTATGACGGCTTGAACGACGCCTGCCGGGCGGCCACCCACGCCCTTTTCTCCCGCCTGGTCACCCTGGGGGCGGAGGTGGAGGATACGCGGCGGCGCGTGTTGCGCGATGAGTTATTGGCCCTCGACGTGGCCGGCGGGCAACAAGCGCCCGGCGGGTCGCAGCAGTCGGCCATGGCCGAAGCCATCGACACCTATGGCGCGGCCCGCCTGCTGTTCTTCGACCGCGACCCGCTCACGCGCGGGCCGACGGTGGAGATCGCCCACGAGGCGCTCTTGCGCGCCTGGCCGCGGCTGCGCGACTGGCTGGATCAGGATCGCGGCGATTTGCGGCTGTGCCGATTACTGACCCAGGCCGAGGCGGAGTGGGCCGCCGCCGGCCACGACGACGACTTCCTGTTGCGCGGCGCGCGGCTGAATCAGTTGGCCCCGCTGGCCGAGGGGCACATCCCCCTCACCGGCCGCGAACTGGCCTTTCTGGAGGCCAGCCTCGCCGCCCGGCGCGAGCGGCTGGCCGCCGAAGAGGCGCGGCGACAGAGCGAGCTGGCCACGGCGCAACGGCTGGCCGAGACGGAACAACAACGGGCCGGCGAACAGGCATTGGCCGCGGCCCGGTTGCGGCGGCAGGCGGCGCTGCTGGCCGGGGCGCTGCTGGTGGCGGCGGCGCTGGCCGTGGCCGCCTTCCTGCTGGCCCGCCAGTCGGCCCGCAATGCCACGCTGGCCGCCGCCCGCGAACGCGAGGCGCTCGTCAACGCTGAACTGGCCGCCACGCGCGAGGCCGAGGCCATCGCCAGCGCCCGGGTGGCTACCTCGCGCGAGATTTCCCTGGCCGCGGCCAACACACTCAGCTTCGACCCGGAGTTGAGCATCCTGCTGGCCCTGCACGCGCTCCAGACGGCGCCGACGCAACAGGGCGAGGAGGCGCTCCATCAGGCGTTGCAACAGATGCGGGTTTTGGCGTCGTTCCCGACCGCGACGACGGGCCAGACCGCGCCCCACTTCGCCCTCAGCCCCGACGGCCGGCAGGTCGCCACCGCCGACGCGACTACCCTGACCATCCGCGACACGCTCTCAGGCGAGGTGTTGCGCGCCTTACCGTTGGTGGCGACGGCGACCGCTCATTATCATCTGGCCTTTGATGCCGGCGGCGAACGCCTCACCATTTTATCGGCCACGAATGACCGTACGGCGTTGACCAGCCAGACCTGGAATCTGGCCGACGTCGAAACGGTGACCTCGGCCACGTTTCCGCTGGCGCTGGGCGATCCGGCGGTCATTGCCCTTAGCCCCGACTGGTCATTGATGGCCGTCGGCCGCAACGAAACGACCGTCGAGATATGGGACATCCCCGCCGCGCGGCCCATCGCCGTCCTGGATGGCTTTGAAGATATTGTGACCGACGTGGATTTTGATCCCACAGGTCAATTCATGGCTGCCGGCGTTCGCAATGGCGCGGTCACTCTGTGGGCGATGGCCGACCTGCGGGACAAAACCTTGCCGCCGCCGATTGCCACCATCGGCGGTCAATCGGACGCCGACGACGCCGGTGGATTGGTGCATCTGAGATTTATTGATGCTCGTAGCCTGGCCCTCGGCTTTTTAGGGCAGGTCGAGGTGTGGGACATTACTCAGCCCGACCGGCCGCGCTATACCCTGGTCGAGAACGCCTTGCTGACGCTGGACGTGGCCGTCACGCCCGACCTGACCCGCCTGGCGACGGCCGGGCAGGACGGCACGGCCCACATCTGGCAGCCGGCGACCGGCGAACACATTCTGGCGCTGGCCCGCCATCAGTCGCCGGTGACGGCCGTGCGCTTCGGCCCCGGGCCGGAGCGGCTGTATACGCTGGATCGCGACGGGCTGTTCCGCGTGTGGGATGCGCGCCCCCACGCCCTGGGCGAGAAGGCCACGCTGACCGTCGACCGCGGCGTCTTTGATATTCAACTGAACCCCGACGAGACGGAATTGGCTCTGGGCAATGCCGCCGGCCCGGCGGCCGTCTGGGATATTGCCGGCGGCCAACGGCGCTTCGTGATGCCCGGCGATGTCGGCGGCGTCTATCGTGTGGCTTACGATCCGGCGGGGCAGTGGGTCGCCGCCGTGGGCACGGATAACCGGATTCGGATTTACGACGCGACCAGCGGCGAGATGCTCCGCCAATGGGCCGGTCATGGGGCCGGATTGACGGCCGGGTTGTTCCCCGGCACGCTGGACGTAGCCTTCAGCCCCGACGGGACGCGGCTGGCTACGGCCGGGGCCGACGGGTTGGCCAAGGTGTGGGACGCCGCGACCGGCCGTGAGTTACTGACCTTTGCCGGGCACAGCGACAGCCTGCTGAGTCTGGTCTGGAGTCCGGACGGCCGGGCCATCGCCACGTCGAGCGACGAAGGGGACGCCTCGATCCTGCTCTGGAACCCGGACACGGGCGAGATCATCCACCGGCTGGTGGGGCACACCATTCGCGCCTGGGGGCTGGCCTTCAGCCCGGACGGCGCGATCCTGATCAGCGGCGGGGCGCGCGGCGAGATCAAGGCCTGGGACGTGGCGACCGGGGCGAATCTCTATGCGGTGCTCGATGAGTCCGACGACATCGGCTCGGTGACGTTCACGCCCGACGGCCAACAGTTTTTCACCAGCGGCTCAGTGCCGCTGCGGTTGCGGCGCGTGGCCGACGGCGCGGAACTGCTGTTCTTGTCCGATTCGCTAATCTGGTCAACGGCCATCAGCCGGGATGGGCGCTGGCTCTACGCCGCCGACGTGGCAGGCAGCGTGCGCGTCATGGCCGTCCATCTGGCCGACGCCGTGGCGATTGCCCACGAACGGCTGACCCGCTGGTGGCGGGCGGAGGAGTGTCTGGCCTATCTGCATACCGAGGAGTGCCCACCTGCGCCGGAGGGGTTTGCAGCGAATGAGTAG
- a CDS encoding DUF5678 domain-containing protein, whose translation MSEYVSVSIPEALARRARELARERRRSLDTVIAEVLDEALPPGETPEPADGEDEVVLREMQAYTALYPALRASYPGQHVAVVDGQLVDHDGDPEALYRRVIARYPDRFVWLTKVEDEPLATLNFRSPRLISVP comes from the coding sequence ATGTCGGAATATGTGTCGGTCTCTATCCCTGAAGCGCTGGCGCGGCGAGCGCGCGAGCTGGCCCGCGAACGCCGTCGTTCCCTCGATACCGTGATTGCCGAGGTGCTGGATGAGGCGTTGCCGCCGGGAGAAACTCCCGAACCGGCCGATGGCGAGGACGAGGTTGTTTTGCGCGAGATGCAGGCTTACACCGCGCTTTACCCGGCATTGCGGGCATCGTATCCTGGACAACACGTCGCGGTAGTAGACGGCCAACTTGTCGACCACGACGGCGATCCGGAGGCCCTCTATCGTCGCGTCATCGCTCGCTACCCGGATCGCTTCGTCTGGCTAACAAAAGTCGAAGATGAACCGCTGGCGACATTGAATTTCCGATCACCACGCCTTATCTCGGTTCCATGA